One Ranitomeya imitator isolate aRanImi1 chromosome 1, aRanImi1.pri, whole genome shotgun sequence DNA window includes the following coding sequences:
- the SIRT4 gene encoding NAD-dependent protein lipoamidase sirtuin-4, mitochondrial isoform X1, translating to MWFCVSKCCPVHRIQILGLVRHSSHLSVSEYVPTCPPTDPTAVQNLQDFILRSKRLFVMTGAGISTESGIPDYRSQGVGLYARTNRRPIQHSEFVGSQAARKRYWARNFAAWPQFSSRQPNLAHRALVNWEKTGKLHWLVTQNVDALHTKAGQCRMTELHGCIHRVICLCCHTVIKRSELQEKLIALNPLWKEQAYGVAPDGDVFLTDEQVSYFHVPSCDKCGGALKPHVTLFGDNVNRELVDSLFDCLGEADAMLIVGSSLEVYSGYRFAMKAKEKGIPVAILNIGDTRADHLASLKVNARCGAVLPRIMTIDPQQQGIKG from the exons ATGTGGTTCTGTGTTTCAAAATGTTGCCCTGTACATCGAATACAAATCCTAGGTTTGGTCAGACACAGCTCCCATCTTAGTGTGTCAGAGTATGTGCCAACCTGCCCACCTACAGACCCAACTGCTGTTCAGAATCTCCAGGATTTTATTCTTCGTTCCAAGCGACTGTTTGTCATGACAGGTGCTGGGATCTCCACAGAATCCGGAATTCCAGATTATCGCTCACAGGGTGTAGGTCTCTATGCCAGGACTAATCGGAGACCCATACAGCATTCAGAGTTTGTTGGGAGTCAGGCAGCACGTAAACGGTACTGGGCTCGGAACTTTGCTGCATGGCCACAATTTTCTTCACGTCAACCCAATTTGGCACACAGGGCCCTAGTTAACTGGGAGAAAACTGGGAAGCTTCACTGGTTAGTGACCCAAAATGTGGATGCCCTACATACTAAGGCTGGACAGTGTCGCATGACTGAGTTGCATGGCTGTATTCATAG GGTGATTTGCCTCTGCTGTCACACAGTGATCAAGAGATCTGAACTTCAAGAAAAGCTTATAGCTTTGAATCCATTGTGGAAAGAGCAAGCATATGGAGTGGCACCAGATGGCGACGTCTTCCTAACAGATGAGCAAGTATCATACTTCCATGTGCCATCTTGTGATAAATGTGGAGGTGCGCTAAAACCACATGTGACTCTTTTTGGTGACAACGTAAACCGAGAATTGGTGGACTCTCTGTTTGATTGTTTAGGTGAAGCGGATGCAATGCTCATTGTTGGATCGTCACTTGAG GTTTATTCTGGATACCGGTTTGCAATGAAAGCCAAAGAAAAGGGCATTCCTGTTGCTATACTTAACATTGGAGACACTAGAGCGGATCACCTGGCCTCGCTTAAAGTTAACGCTCGTTGCGGAGCGGTTTTACCAAGGATAATGACGATAGATCCACAGCAGCAAGGAATTAAGGGCTGA
- the SIRT4 gene encoding NAD-dependent protein lipoamidase sirtuin-4, mitochondrial isoform X2, with translation MWFCVSKCCPVHRIQILGLVRHSSHLSVSEYVPTCPPTDPTAVQNLQDFILRSKRLFVMTGAGISTESGIPDYRSQGVGLYARTNRRPIQHSEFVGSQAARKRYWARNFAAWPQFSSRQPNLAHRALVNWEKTGKLHWLVTQNVDALHTKAGQCRMTELHGCIHRVICLCCHTVIKRSELQEKLIALNPLWKEQAYGVAPDGDVFLTDEQVSYFHVPSCDKCGGEADAMLIVGSSLEVYSGYRFAMKAKEKGIPVAILNIGDTRADHLASLKVNARCGAVLPRIMTIDPQQQGIKG, from the exons ATGTGGTTCTGTGTTTCAAAATGTTGCCCTGTACATCGAATACAAATCCTAGGTTTGGTCAGACACAGCTCCCATCTTAGTGTGTCAGAGTATGTGCCAACCTGCCCACCTACAGACCCAACTGCTGTTCAGAATCTCCAGGATTTTATTCTTCGTTCCAAGCGACTGTTTGTCATGACAGGTGCTGGGATCTCCACAGAATCCGGAATTCCAGATTATCGCTCACAGGGTGTAGGTCTCTATGCCAGGACTAATCGGAGACCCATACAGCATTCAGAGTTTGTTGGGAGTCAGGCAGCACGTAAACGGTACTGGGCTCGGAACTTTGCTGCATGGCCACAATTTTCTTCACGTCAACCCAATTTGGCACACAGGGCCCTAGTTAACTGGGAGAAAACTGGGAAGCTTCACTGGTTAGTGACCCAAAATGTGGATGCCCTACATACTAAGGCTGGACAGTGTCGCATGACTGAGTTGCATGGCTGTATTCATAG GGTGATTTGCCTCTGCTGTCACACAGTGATCAAGAGATCTGAACTTCAAGAAAAGCTTATAGCTTTGAATCCATTGTGGAAAGAGCAAGCATATGGAGTGGCACCAGATGGCGACGTCTTCCTAACAGATGAGCAAGTATCATACTTCCATGTGCCATCTTGTGATAAATGTGGAG GTGAAGCGGATGCAATGCTCATTGTTGGATCGTCACTTGAG GTTTATTCTGGATACCGGTTTGCAATGAAAGCCAAAGAAAAGGGCATTCCTGTTGCTATACTTAACATTGGAGACACTAGAGCGGATCACCTGGCCTCGCTTAAAGTTAACGCTCGTTGCGGAGCGGTTTTACCAAGGATAATGACGATAGATCCACAGCAGCAAGGAATTAAGGGCTGA